TGTCATCCATTAGGCAAACCTGATTTAAAGCTGTTAATGACCATAAGTTGAATTGTTTTTGGCTAAAATTGTGATCATTCTGGTGGCAGTTTTTGAAATTTCACTAAGGTGTTAAATGAACAGATATATGCTTACAAGTAGTTTCGTAAAGGCACCAACTTAAGGGTGAAAGTTATTAGAAATTTCATATCACAAAAATGGTTCTGAACCTTAACTGAGATCTATGGATTTCCAGTGCCACTCACATTCTGAAAGTCCTCCTTATGTTATAAGAAGACTGATGATGTTGTTTTTACAGGATGGTTCCGACACTGTTTGTCATGGTGTTGACACTATAAATACTGAAACACTTGAGgtaactggaaaaaaaaaaattaacttccATTATTGTGTGTGGAGTAGTTCAAACTTACTAACTATTTTTCATTGCTAGTAACAGGTGGTGCGCTTACCACCAAAATCAATGACACCTTTCCGGCTCTTTTTGCTcctttaaaaaattgaaatgttaACATATAAAATGTTTTCGTCACCCTATCATTGTATATTGAACACATCCACCTAACACCTTAATATTTTCTCCAATTACTACGTcaatcaaaacattggttaatCGTCTCTCAAGTACAAGCAAAAGATCAAAACCGAGATCTCATTAAACTATGATGATAACAGAAAATTCAGTCACTTTCGTTCAGTACTACTCTCTACTCAATCTCAAATTCAAGAGAAACTAATTAACAACTTAACATAACAAAAGTGCAAAGAATACTAACCAGCCTTCTCAGATATTCTTCTTGTTTGAGTTTACGttgttcttcctcttcttcctgCTGCCTCTTCTTCTCCATCTCCAACGCTTGAAGAAACTGCATTTCTATCTCCTCAAACTCTAGCCGCTCCCTTTCCATTCTATCAGCCTCCTCTTGCTCTAACCGGAGTAATCTCATCTTCTCTTCAAGATCGTTCAATCCTAGTAGTGTTTTGCAACCATCATTGTGTTTTTTTGTCACCTGCAGCATAAAAGATGCAGACTTTACTTAAAGTACAACAGGAAAAGAAGACATAAAAATCAACAGTATGATATTTTCTGAGCAACCAATAATACTCAAAACTCGCCTCCTCATTTAACTGGTTTTTGTAGCTAAAATGTTCTTTATCGTTCCTCTTAGCCaattgaattgcacaaaatGAAGGGAACATACAATTCAATCAAAGAATGTCGTAGACTCACAAATCCTGAATAAGAGAGTGTAGTTAttcatgataaaaaaaaaaaacttcaaattcTATAAATGTTGCCATACATTCCTAATCGTGTAGTACAGTAGTAGTCCACACATCCAAATATGCAGCTAATGAATACTATTATAACTATGATGAAAAGATCCAAAGCTTCATTACTTATTGTGCCAGTGAGGGGTAAAAAGAGACCATAAATGCAGGTACAGTTGGTAGCTGAGAATAATGTTCTTGATTGACAGTTGCACTAATAGTTGGTACTTGTCAGTCTTAGTTCCGAGGAATCCTCAAAGTTGGCTGAATTCTGATATGTCTCACATTCCAGAGTAGGAGGAGAAAGTTTCCTACTATTTAGCAAAAATGAAAAAGGATATTACATACCTAAATCTGCTAAACAACTGTCCTTGTTGGTTTATCTATAAAGCATCATGGCCTTCACTCAACTACATCTAACCTTCATATTAAACTAAGTATCATAGTACGTGTCAAGTTCGCGAGATACATAGATGAGAGGGATAAGGTCCCATATCTTGAGAGTTGAGAAGGAAGATGATCATATGATATTAGTGGTGTACTTCTGCAGAGGGATAGTGCAGACTGCAGAGAGTAGTTGGTGCACAGGCTCGTAAATAAAGTGAGGATTGTCTAAGATAAAAAGAGAAAACAAACAAAAGCAAGTTAAACAGGAGCAGTCAGACTATAATGCTAGATAGCTCCAACAAAAACAAGGACTAATCCCCTGTTTAGTACTTGTGAAGTTTGAGCTTCCAAATTAAGAGTGATCTATTTATTACTTTACCAAATTAAAAAGGGAAATGCTTTGAGATTTTCTTAGTTACTTAATTGAATTACTAAGGTAATGACCAAAACTAAGTTATAGCAACACTGACAAAAACAAATGGCTATATGATTTGATTTTTGAATTAGGGCCTTTCATGCTCCAATCTTTAGAACATAATATTCGACACATTTGTATCCAGTGGATTTGGTTCTACATTCATGGAAATCGGGGTAGATAAATGATATGTAATCAAGAATTACTTCTTAAATAGGAGGAAAAAAAGGacgattttttttcttaaacctGTATATAGAAGCTTATTTCTAAAGTCAGACAGAAAGGGGTTAAGTAATACTCCGCACAACAATCCAGTGAACATATGAGATCCAAAAGACTTTCAGTCATTCTTTCTATAGTCCCTTCAAGTTGATACAACTTCTGAATTTTTGAAGATAACTACTTCTGATTCTTCCTCAAACTGAAGAAAAACACGGCAAATCTAAGTAAAAAAAAACGGCCTGTAAGTTTCTCCAGAAGATTATCCGTGCAAGTTACAGACACTATTTTCTACAAACCCTAAAATacttatccaaaatcaaaaagttctaattaacaaaaataCAATTTAAAGACCTACCCAGCTAAATAACAACACCAATTTCTTAAAAAGATCGGATAGTAATATAAACTCTTGGCTCATCCTCTTAGTGACTCATCCATTGAAGATAATTCTGTCTTTGCAGCGACTCCACCGATGTTAGACAGAATTGTCCTTAATTGATGACTCCatcattttttaattttgtagtGTTGAAGCAGAAGTTGACATCATAATGATAGAAAATAAACACAATATGAGTATCATTTAGTAATACTTCAAGTGCTCTTGCTAATCCTATTAATTATGTATCAGAGACATTTTTCAATACAAAACACAACCCACCAAATTGTGATTTTGTTTGTCTGTTAGTCTCTTATATCTATTTATTAAAAGGTGATGATCAAAAAGTAATTGTAATAATCTATACTCATTCACTAAGTTGATGAcctcaatattttttttaaggttGTCGATCTAAGCCGTAGAGACAAAAGGCAAGAAGCAGTAAGCCAGTAACAAATAAACGATATCCGGCAAAGGAACAAGGAGTTGCAACTTAAGGAGTACAAGTTAGGGGCGAATAACAAGTAACCTCACTTTTTTTACTTTTGGGGTACATTTGGTTGAAATGTATCTTTGCAAATATGTTTTCTAAAGTACTATTCCCATTAGATACAGTTAGAGATAAAGGATGTAACATCTATAAGAAAAGTTTTAATTCTGTTTGAACTAATGGGCAAAAGCTAGTAAAGAACTGAAAACTTGCAACAAGTAGTATTTTATTTAGCATTAATAACATGATATTTAAGCAATAAGTCAGGCGACATACCATAGTGTTATTATCATCTTCAGATCTTGGGGGAGTTGGAAGAGGAAAGGAGTTACGGCTAAGCCTCGGGACATTGTACAATTTCATAACCTTCTCATAGTTACCCGTCCATCATTATTGGGCATGCCATTTGTTGAACATATATCTGCTAATCAAAGCATACAAACCATCAGAACCTATATTTCATACTCCGTACTATATAGCCTTAAAAACGTCTACATAAACAAAGACATTGCAGGAATATTCACATATAACTTAGTATGACAATTCCTACGTGCTACCAGTTCTACTGAACAATTTAATAACTGGATAATCAAATATAATTAACGAAAATCATAAGCTAATTCAAATATCCAAAACTCAAAGATTGAAGAGGAGAAAAATATGCATTCATAGTGTATAATATATATTCATTTACATAATTCAACTACACAAAATCAAGCTACACATTATCTTATAAACTCCCATAGTTTAAAAATAACGAGGcaaaaattcaaccataaatcctaaaagaaaaGTAATAAACTCTAACCTGACATTGCCGAATAGATTTGCCAATACCTGCAcccaaacaaaaataaatgaagtaGGAAAATGTTACAAGCTTAAAATCTCATAAACCTTAAAATCACAACGCTATAAAACAAAACATTAATGAAATTGAATTAGAAAAGAGATAAAAATTTAGAACCCTAAATTCAAAATCACTGGAAATCGACCAAATCAATTATCTTAATTGATGAACTAAAATGTCAAATTCGTAGACACTAATTCAaaaaaaaacctagaaaaaaattgataaatcgCAAAAAAACAAAGTTTTTTCGATAAAATCAAGCTTGTTGATGAACTTATAGGACAATATAAGATGCAACTCGTGTTGCACGAAATCAGTAGTACGTAATTCATCACCAATTTCAGAGAAAATTACATGAATTGAAACTAACGCTTCGATGATAAATAACAACAACCCAGAAAACTTAAATAAAACTCAGACCTGAGAGTCGCGGGTTCAAACGATTTTGGAAGCGGAGAATTTGTTTGAGAGAGGATAATCATGAACAACATGGGTGCCGATTGTTGAAGTGGCGAATTATGAATCTACTGATTCGTCACAAGAGAGCGGGTAGCTAGGGTTGAAAATTGAAAGAGGTAGTGAGTTATACCGACAAAAAATAGCAATATTAAGAACAAAACCATAGAAAACAATCGATTTTCACCTTCGAATGCATCAATGTCGAACTCCTTCTCAAAATCCTCGAACGTGGCCTTTAATCACCATAAACAACATCCTCTTGAAGAATAAAGGGGATCTACGACCTGAAAATATAGGATAATGGAAGGAGATAGGTGAAGGGGGCGGTGGAGATTGCAGAGATAGTTCTAGGGTTTCTAGAAAATGGAAGGGGAAGAAGATCCCAGAGTCGGGGAAAGAGAAAGGGGAAACAAAGAGGATCAAACAAGGCAGATGGTTGATGGAACACGTGGCATCATCCAACATCATGGCAAAATTCAGTAATTAAGGTTGAAAGGTGGGGGCAAAATCGGCAACACACTATTACTGCAATAGTAACATGAAGTTTGCATGGTCTAAAGTGTTAGGattattttatgcatttttcaatatattacttgatattaaattaatttggaggaaaaaatattcaaatatttttGAGGGAATATCATTTTAAGAAATTAAACTGAATTTAATTTCTTATTTGCGGGttttatttaattgattaaagtgaaaataaagttctaattctATTAAGAATCAATTTTGGAGAAAAAgagtttaataaactttaaattattttataaatccgAAAACTATGTTTGATATTTTATAAAACGAGTTTTATATgataatatatttataatactatattccggaattattttggaaaaataaagTAATTCTACTTAAAATTGGATTTTAAgagttttaccaattcaaaattcTCTAAAACCCCGAATACTTCAAgataaattatgaaaattttagattaaatcctaaataaTTATCCAAGCttctttttaaaattaattgattttattatttgtatttatatttaaaatcagTATTCCATACCAAAATCACCTAATCATGACTAGATTCATAATTATATTCTAGcttaaacattaaattcgaaTCTATCTCGATCTTAGGGTTCAATTCTGACTATAACTCTAATTCTACACCTATACGTTCCCCCTCCCTTGTTCATTAGTATTCACACCAAAAGTTGAGAGCTTTCCCATGCCCACTCTTAAACTTCTTCTCTCTCTCGATCTGGCTCTAAACCTTATTATCTAAAATCCAAATAAAACCACCACGACACCCTCATCGTACACTTCCCTGCCACTGACGTCTACCCCTTGGTTTCGTGACTTCCATACCCAAATTAGTTTCAAAGCCTCTCTCTCTCTACGGTCAGTTTTTACTAAATAAACTCTTTTAAATCGTAATTTTTAAAAGTGTATTTTAAACCACGACTTTGAAATTATGATTAATAATATATTTCTTATGCATGCATAAGTCATGAATAAAGTTTAAGaccattaaatttatttttattaacttaattaattgttcaatcataaattaattaggttttttatttattaattgttaagAACTCGTGAGTGATATGTAGCATGATGAAATTTTTGTGTGAAATGCTAGTTAATCAAAGTTAGTGTATGTGGttagattattatatgattGAAATCTATATATGGTTTGACTATTAACTTGAAAAtattaatggttttaaattgaaattgtgaattatttatttgaaTTTGTTTTTTGAATTTGTGAAAAAATGTTTGAGGATTTTCGAAAgttaaataattttattgattttcaaaTGATGATGGATTTTTTCAAGTGGTGTTCAAAATATTTGGATTGGTTTTAATGAGTTTTAaatctttatttcaaaatacgttGTTTTCAATATGGTTATTGGTCAATATTTCGATCCCCTAATGAGCTTCAAGTGATATAGGATCTTTCTGTAACTCGAAAGTGACTTTGAAAATTACTACCTATGTCTTTAGTGACTTTGCAAATTACTACCTACGTCTTTAGTGACTTTGCAAATTACTACATAGCTTGTTAAAAGTTGGAATACTACCTAGCTATTTAATTATTGCTGCCAATTGCTACTTTATCCCATATTCCGACCAATTAGTCATTAGTCATATTATAGTTAACCGTTAATcatactttaattattttat
This sequence is a window from Spinacia oleracea cultivar Varoflay chromosome 1, BTI_SOV_V1, whole genome shotgun sequence. Protein-coding genes within it:
- the LOC130466267 gene encoding stress response protein NST1 isoform X2; the protein is MFPSFCAIQLAKRNDKEHFSYKNQLNEEVTKKHNDGCKTLLGLNDLEEKMRLLRLEQEEADRMERERLEFEEIEMQFLQALEMEKKRQQEEEEEQRKLKQEEYLRRLLGSVQIL
- the LOC130466267 gene encoding stress response protein NST1 isoform X3 gives rise to the protein MFPSFCAIQLAKRNDKEHFSYKNQLNEEVTKKHNDGCKTLLGLNDLEEKMRLLRLEQEEADRMERERLEFEEIEMQFLQALEMEKKRQQEEEEEQRKLKQEEYLRRLERQSW
- the LOC130466267 gene encoding uncharacterized protein isoform X1; translation: MFPSFCAIQLAKRNDKEHFSYKNQLNEEVTKKHNDGCKTLLGLNDLEEKMRLLRLEQEEADRMERERLEFEEIEMQFLQALEMEKKRQQEEEEEQRKLKQEEYLRRLHDRCYTYRS